The Gammaproteobacteria bacterium genome contains a region encoding:
- a CDS encoding aldehyde ferredoxin oxidoreductase, with the protein MREYLHIDLNSRTVDRNELHGEAIARSGRYLIAKTLVECGAAGVDPLSPENPLIFSAGPFAGTNFSNANRLSIGCKSPLTGGIKEANAGGTFGFALGQLGMAGFTLHGVSDDWIVIHISKEGEITYDPAEPYMGLGNFEAAARLHERYGKKVSIGLCGPVGEYGGLLAGISFSDTDLRPSRLAARGGVGAVMASKRVKAVVADLNRMPKLHDRKKVMGAVKAYNAKLDKDEIAQNMATYGTALMADVQNYLGGLPVRNFSEGRIVEDDETMAMGGQHIRELQLERGGQTAHACMPGCTIECSNVYVDKDGNELTSPVEYETLGLLGTNCGLKDPDDLARLNFIANDLGIDTIETGAMIAVLMDAGLGKFGDVGFMEEVLEEIRIGSENGRLWAQGTGRVGAHYKVERVPVIKQQAISAYDPRVVEATGITMMVTAQGADHTAGNVPKLDCTDMTVDEVVAASLESQLVMASSDSLGLCIFGRGVTDTNVAFVINAINDAHGTELTEEFYTELGRETLALEHQFNRDAGFTDADDELPSFFYTEPLSPTGKVARFHAPEVNQSLGHS; encoded by the coding sequence TGAATAGTCGGACAGTAGATCGGAATGAGCTACACGGTGAAGCCATTGCCCGGAGTGGCCGCTATTTGATAGCAAAGACATTGGTCGAATGTGGGGCTGCTGGGGTGGATCCGTTGTCGCCTGAAAATCCTCTGATTTTCTCTGCTGGGCCCTTCGCTGGCACCAACTTCTCCAACGCGAACCGTCTGAGTATAGGCTGCAAGAGTCCTTTGACCGGGGGTATCAAGGAAGCGAATGCCGGCGGTACCTTTGGATTCGCGTTAGGCCAGCTCGGTATGGCCGGTTTTACCCTGCACGGTGTGTCGGATGATTGGATAGTGATCCATATTTCGAAAGAGGGTGAAATAACGTATGACCCGGCCGAACCTTATATGGGTCTGGGCAACTTTGAAGCCGCTGCTCGACTGCACGAGCGGTACGGCAAGAAGGTCAGTATAGGCTTGTGTGGTCCAGTCGGTGAGTACGGTGGACTACTGGCAGGAATCTCCTTCAGTGATACTGACCTGCGTCCTTCTCGACTCGCAGCTAGAGGCGGGGTCGGCGCTGTCATGGCGAGTAAGCGCGTTAAAGCGGTGGTCGCGGATCTAAATCGTATGCCCAAACTGCATGACCGAAAGAAAGTGATGGGGGCTGTGAAGGCCTATAACGCCAAGCTTGACAAGGATGAAATCGCTCAAAACATGGCGACTTATGGAACCGCATTGATGGCCGACGTCCAGAATTATCTAGGCGGTCTGCCTGTGCGTAACTTTAGTGAGGGCCGAATTGTTGAAGATGATGAGACCATGGCCATGGGCGGACAGCATATCCGGGAGCTGCAACTGGAACGAGGCGGTCAGACCGCCCATGCCTGTATGCCCGGCTGCACCATCGAGTGCAGCAATGTTTATGTCGATAAAGACGGTAACGAACTGACGTCTCCTGTGGAATATGAAACACTGGGTTTGTTGGGCACCAACTGCGGCTTGAAAGACCCGGATGACCTGGCCCGTCTCAATTTCATCGCGAATGATCTTGGGATAGACACGATAGAAACCGGTGCAATGATCGCGGTACTGATGGACGCTGGCCTGGGTAAATTTGGCGACGTTGGGTTTATGGAAGAAGTACTCGAAGAGATCAGGATAGGTTCTGAGAACGGACGACTGTGGGCGCAAGGAACAGGACGTGTTGGGGCGCACTACAAGGTCGAGAGAGTTCCCGTGATCAAGCAACAGGCGATCAGTGCCTATGACCCAAGGGTTGTCGAGGCGACTGGTATAACCATGATGGTAACTGCGCAGGGTGCCGACCATACAGCAGGCAATGTACCGAAGTTGGACTGCACCGATATGACCGTCGACGAAGTCGTCGCCGCCAGTTTGGAGTCTCAGTTGGTAATGGCCAGTTCCGATTCTTTGGGGTTATGTATTTTTGGACGCGGGGTAACGGATACCAACGTCGCATTCGTAATCAACGCCATTAACGACGCGCATGGTACGGAATTGACAGAAGAGTTTTACACTGAATTGGGCAGAGAAACTCTCGCTCTTGAGCATCAGTTTAATCGTGATGCCGGATTTACCGACGCCGATGACGAATTACCGTCGTTTTTCTACACCGAACCTCTGTCTCCGACCGGAAAGGTGGCCCGTTTCCATGCGCCTGAGGTCAATCAGTCACTGGGCCACTCGTAA